CATTGAAAATGATTAAATTAGCATTTGCTTCATCATAAAAGCTTTTTATTTCTTGAATTTTGCCTGTGCCTACATAATGAGATGGCGTAATACGCTCTAAATTTTGAGTAATAACCCCTACTACCTCAACATTTAAAGCTTCTGCTAAATTTTTTAGCTCCTCCACTGAATAATCAAAATGCTCATCATTTCGTAAATTGACGCCAACTAATATGGCCTTTTCTAACAATATATCGACATCCTTGATTCTATTCATCCACAATCCTCCCACCAATACCTGGTGCTTCTTACGATAAATTTTCTTCATCTTACCATATAATGCCCTAAATCATGCCGTTTTTTTCATAGCAAAAAGCGCCCCTGTAAAAGGCGCATTTTGTTTATTTCTCTTGTTTTAGTAATTCTTCGGTACGTTCAAATTCCTCTTCTATTTCTTTGTTTGGTCTATATGTCAACATACTGACAATAACAGCAACAATTAAACAAACAACGAAGCCTGGTACAATTTCATACAGTGCACCACTTAAAACTTTAATCTTACCCCAAATAAAGGCTGTTGCAGCTCCTGCTACCATTCCACTTAACGCCCCGAAATTTGTTAGCTTTCTCCAGTATAATGAAAGCAATATAATGGGACCAAAAGCAGCACCAAAGCCAGCCCATGCGAAACCAACCAAGTCCAATATAGAACTTTCTGGATTCCAAGCTAAAATGGCGGCTACAATGGCTACAACTAAAACAGCAATACGCCCAACAAATACATAATGCTTATCCTCTGCTGTTTTATTAAATAATGCCTTATAAATATCTTCTACAAGTGCTGAAGAAGTAACAATTAATTGCGATGAAATTGTACTCATTACCGCAGCTAATATGGCGGCTAGCATAATCCCCGCAATAAAGGGATGAAATAGAATTTGACCAAGCACAATAAATACGGTTTCAGCATCTTTTAACTCACTAGCATTTTGGTCGAAATAGGCTACACCAACCAGCGCAGTCCCAATCGCACCAAATAGACTAAGCATCATCCAGCCAATACCAATACGTCGAGCCTGCTTCGTCTCTTTCACTGAGCTAATGGCCATAAAACGAACAATAATATGTGGCTGTCCAAAATAACCTAACCCCCATGCGAGCGAAGAAATAACTCCTGCTGCTGTTGCAGTTGCTGGCAATAAATTTAAATGCTCAGGATTTACCGCTTTAATAGATGCTATCGTATCCCCTAGACCCCCCGTTAAAAATAGACCAAATAATGGTACAGTTACGAGTGCCAAAAACATAATGAGTCCTTGTAAAAAATCGGTATAACTAACCGCTAAAAAACCCCCGAATAGTGTATAAGCTACAACAACTGCAGACACAATTAATAAACCTGTATGATAGTCAAAGCCAAATGAACTATCAAAAAACTTACCCCCTGCTACCATTCCCGATGATACATAAAATGTAAAAAATATTAAAATAATTATACCAGATGCAATTCTTATCAGCTTTGTTTGGTCACGTAAACGATTATCCAAATAACTTGGAATGGTGATGGAGTCATTTGTTACTTGTGTATAGACACGCAGTCGTGGAGCAACAATCAACCAATTCAAATAGGCTCCTACGGTTAACCCAATAGCAATCCAAGCCTCCACCAAACCAGATAAATAAATGGCTCCTGGCAAGCCCATTAAGAGCCAGCCTGACATATCCGCTGCTCCTGCACTAAGGGCTGTTACAGCAGGACCAAGTGATCGACCACCAAGCATATAATCTGTTAAATTGGACGTTTTAACGAATGCATACCAGCCGATTCCTAGCATTACTACCATATAAATAACAATCGCCAGTAATTGATACATGTTACCTGACATATTTTCTCCTCCTTGTGGCTTTTTCATCTATTCTACTTAAAGTAAATATTCCCATAAAATTACTTTTATGCATTTTGTATAACACTTAAAGTATCATCGCTCTATATAAATTGTGTTAAACTAGTGCCATCTATTACTGAATAAAGAAGGCGAAAAAGTATGATATTTGAAGAAATGAAAACTCAACTGACAGAGAGAATTTTACAGCAGCAACTTGTTACAGCGACCATTAGTCAACCACGAATGAAATCAAATGAAGTTAAGCGCATCAAGCTAAAGCCTATTTTGCTTAAGGAAGTTTATCATATACAAATTGAGTACCAATTTGAACGTATTTTAAAACATGAAAATGTCCCTCTAGAGGATTTTCCAGTAAGACTTGCATTATTTTTTAATGAATACCGTCAAGCGCATATGGATTTTATAGACGAAAAAGTACAAATTCAACTATCCAAAAAGAATAAAGTACTATGGAAATCAGATAAATCAGCCGCTCCCAAGCAAATTAATT
This genomic stretch from Lysinibacillus pakistanensis harbors:
- the putP gene encoding sodium/proline symporter PutP, producing the protein MSGNMYQLLAIVIYMVVMLGIGWYAFVKTSNLTDYMLGGRSLGPAVTALSAGAADMSGWLLMGLPGAIYLSGLVEAWIAIGLTVGAYLNWLIVAPRLRVYTQVTNDSITIPSYLDNRLRDQTKLIRIASGIIILIFFTFYVSSGMVAGGKFFDSSFGFDYHTGLLIVSAVVVAYTLFGGFLAVSYTDFLQGLIMFLALVTVPLFGLFLTGGLGDTIASIKAVNPEHLNLLPATATAAGVISSLAWGLGYFGQPHIIVRFMAISSVKETKQARRIGIGWMMLSLFGAIGTALVGVAYFDQNASELKDAETVFIVLGQILFHPFIAGIMLAAILAAVMSTISSQLIVTSSALVEDIYKALFNKTAEDKHYVFVGRIAVLVVAIVAAILAWNPESSILDLVGFAWAGFGAAFGPIILLSLYWRKLTNFGALSGMVAGAATAFIWGKIKVLSGALYEIVPGFVVCLIVAVIVSMLTYRPNKEIEEEFERTEELLKQEK